The Trichosurus vulpecula isolate mTriVul1 unplaced genomic scaffold, mTriVul1.pri scaffold_173_arrow_ctg1, whole genome shotgun sequence genome segment CTTCTCATGGGGAAAAGTGTGCATTGGGGTACAGTGGGAGGATCAACAGATTGCAGGTCAGAGGAGTCTGCTTTGCCCCATAAGCTTGACCACTTACTGGATGGGATTTAAGGCCAGCCCCTTCCCtgctctgggcttcactttcttcatctgtaacacgAAGGCCTCAGAGGCTCCTTCTCAGTCCCAGACCTTCcctatgaccttagacaagcctGTTGCCCTCTCATTGGCACCTTAAGGAGGCTGGACTGGATGGCCGCTaagctcttttcccctctctaagGCCTAAGATCCTTCAGACCCTAGAACTGGTGTTTCACTCACCCAGGATGCTCTTTGTGGAGTTTGAGAATTAGGAGCAATCTAGAGACCCCATGGGAAAAGAGGTATCACAAGGAGATCAAGAGTCAAGGGCAAAGATCCTGCCCCAGAGGAATGTAGAGTAGAACAAAGGTAAATGGGAAGAGAGGCCTGACATAGTGAATGCTAAAGGGTGCAAAGGGACCTAGGCCAGGCCACGGCAGGGAGAGATTGTGGCTCCATAGAAGGGAGCGGCGGCAGCAGCTCCAACTCCAGGACCAGCAGTGGCTCCAGCACCAGCAGCACTACCAGCACCAGCAGCAgtaccagcaccaccaccagctccagcaccagaaccagaaccagcagctccagcaccagcagcagcactagcagctccagctccagcaccaccagcagcagctCCAGCAGCAGCACCACTACCAGCAGCACCAGCTCCAGCACCAGCTGCAGCACCAGAACCAGCAGCTCCTGCACCAGCAGCTCCAGctccagcaccagcaccagctcCAGCACCAGAACCAGCAGCTCCCGCACTAGCAGCTCCAGCTCCAGCACCAGCTCCAGCACCAGAACCAGCAGCTCCCGCACTAGCAGCTCCAGctccagcaccaccaccagctccagcaCCAGCACCTCCAGCAGCAGctccagcaccagcaccagcaccaccaccagctccagcaGCTCCAGCACCACCAGCAGCTCCAGCAGctccagcaccaccaccagcactagcagctccagcaccaccaccagctccagcaccaccaccagcagcagcaccagcaccagcagcagcaccagcaccaccaccagctccagcagcagcaccagcaccagcagctCCAGCTCCAGCACCACCAGCAGCTCCAGCAACAGCACCAGCTCTAGCACCAGCACCAGCTCCAGCAGCTCCAGCACCagaaccagcagcagcagcagcaccagcagctcCAGCTCCAGCACCACCAGCAGCTCCAGCAACAGCACCAGCTCTAGCACCAGCACCAGctccagcaccagcaccaccaccagctccagcagcagcaccagcaccagcagctccagctccagcaccaccaccagctccagcaCCAGaaccagcagcagcaccagcaccaccaccagctccagcagcagcaccagcagctcCAGCTCCAGCACCACCAGCAGctccagcaccaccaccagcactagcagctccagcaccagcaccagcagcagcaccaccagcagctccagcaccagcaccagcaccagctcCAGCACCAGAACCAGCAGCTCCCACACTAGCAGCTTCAGctccagcaccaccaccagctccagcaCCAGaaccagcagcagcaccagcaccagcagcagcagcaccaccagctccagcagcagcaccagcaccagcagctCCAGCTCCAGCACCACCAGCAGCTCCAGcaacagcaccagcaccagcTCCAGCAGCTCCAGCACCAGCTCCAGCACCagaaccagcagcagcagcagcaccagcagctcCAGCTCCAGCACCACCAGCAGCTCCAGCAacagcaccaccaccagctccagcaccaccaccaactccagcaccagcaccagcagcagcaccagcaccaccaccagctccagcagcagcaccagcaccagcagctCCAGCTCCAGCACCACCAGCAGCTCCAGCAACAGCACCAGCTCTAGCACCAGCACCAGCTCCAGCAGCTCCAGCACCAGCTCCAGCACCAGAACCAGCAGCAGCAcaagcagcagcaccagcaccagcagcagcaccagcaccagcagctCCAGCTCCAGCACCACCAGAAGctccagcagcagcaccagctcTAGCACCAGCACCAGTTCCAGCAGCTCCAGCACCAGaaccagcagcagcaccagctcCAGCAGCTCCAGCAGCAGCTCCAGCACCTGCACTAgcagctccagctccagctctcACATGTGGACAGAAGTGTCCACATGAGATGAGTCAAGCGGCAGACAGAGAGAGGCTTTTGTGAAGTTGAGTTTTtgactttacatttgtccctgTGATTTCGGGATTCCAGGACTCCCCTTATTCTCCAGTCAGGCCAGTCTCCTCACTGTCTACTAAAGACACCATGCTCATTCCCGTTGCCACACCTTTGATCACACAGTTTTCCCAACTGGAATACCTTCACTCTCCTCTTTAGCTGTCCAAACCTGACTCATCCTTCAgggctgagttcaagtcccagcttccTCAGGCCCCCTAAAGAAAGGGTAAATAAGGGCTTTGAAGTGGTCACCAGGCAAGTGTAGACTTatttgggcaggggtggggagggagggagaaggagagggagggagagagacagagacagagacagagggaaggaaagaaggggagagagggaaacagagagagaagaagagggaagagagatgaaagggaaagagaaaaagagagaggagagagacagacagatagacagacagagacagagacagagagagagcaataaCACACTGAATGAGGGAGGCTAGGTCCCAAACTATCATGACTGGTTAGTGAGGTGGGTGGGCTCAACTTACTTCACGGTTAAAGGGGCCCAAAAAGTCTACACTTCAATTCAAAAACCCAATTGTCCAAGTACAGGCTTGGAGAGGCCTAGTCTGGGCCTGAGCTCTCACTAGAGGTCAATGGTATGGCACTCATTGTCCAGGACCCTTACCCTGCTCTGGGCTGTCTACATCTCAGCCATTTAGGAAGGACAGTAATGGAGCAGAACAGAGGACAGTGGCCAGGCCTTACTCACACATACAAAGAGGGCCTGAAGATTCATCTGGCCTGAAGGGTCTTCGGCACATTTAGGGATTCCATGTGTCCTTCTGGCCCCTGAAGACAGAACTGGGGAGATGGTCCCATCTAGCATTCAGGACAAACTTGCTAGCACTGGATGTGGTCCCCAGTGGCCTAGACTGCCTGGCCTGGTGCTTGGCACTCCCTCCCTGGAGTTCTTCCAGCCAAGGCCAGACTGGCATTTGTGGAACTATTTCTAGGTATGGGGCTCCTCACTCAGGTTGGCCAAACAGCCTCTAAGGGCCCACCAAACTGGGAGATTGTGGACATCCTTAGGACCAAGCCAGACTTCAGGGAGACTgagaaaagggccagggtcccccattCCCATCAACTCCCTGTGAGTAGGGGTTATTTCGGTCCTTTTGTTTCTGTAGCCCCAgggcctagcccagtgcctggcctcCACACAAGGCTTGGTGCCTGCTTAATTGGGGGGAGTTTTCAGAGGGTCCAGCAGACCTGGAGCATGGCTTAGGGTTTGGATAAGGCTGAGGGCTCAGGAGGCAGTCAGGTTGGCACGCTGATTGTATCTCTGGGCTCCTGGGCTCAGGAGCCCAATGCAGTGGTGGGGACACTCAAGGCTACTTGATCCTCGGAATTTCAATGAGAGGAAAGGAGCCCAGCCACCCCAAAGCTGGAGAGGGATATGGGTGATAGATGGAGACGGCTTAGGAGGGGGAGCCTCTCAGTGGGaatggaaggaaaggggggaggctGGAGGAAGTTTATTATTCTTCCTGCAGACCAATCACTGACTCCCAAAGTGGAGAACTGCAGCTCCTCAAGCCAGATGTGGCCTGTTCCTGTTATCATGGAATATTAATCAGAGGGGCCCATGGGTAATTGGGGAgctttgattagagaaattgcCCTTGTAATAATAAGCAGGCAATGGCTTGGGCAAGTATCCCCAGCTCTAAGCCTGGGTGCTGGAGTCACAAGGActggctgggggctgggggcggggggaggttgGGGCCTGGGCTGAAGAATGGGAAAGGGGGCGGGGCAGAAAGGAGGCCTGAGGAATTGAGGGAAACTGGGGCGGGggcagtggggagagaggaaggtctGGGTAAAGAGGCCTGGGGCTGAGAGCCCATAATTTGGCCTTGGTGGGCTCCCCTTTTCATTAGCTgtccctccccattccctgagCCTCCCCCGGCCCACTCCTGGCCTCCATTTCAGGCAGGGAGAGGCAGGACTGGCTAGTGGATCTTTTAGGGCCAAGCCGTGGATCTCGGGTAGGGTCTAGCAGCTAGCCCTGCCAGCTGTGAGCTGCCTTGTGGGGAGAAAGATGCCAGAGGATCCAGattggggaaggtgggaggggtgTGAATAAACCATTGCACCCAAGGGCACATGCCTTGGATATGATAAAAGGGGGACAAAGTTCCCCTGTAGACATTTCTTCTTGGCCCATAGTCTTAGTTGCACGCTCAGGGCCAAAGTGGAGGTGGTGGCCCAGGAAGGGAGCCAGACCATGTCTCTAAAGGTGAAGGCCCAGAGGCCCAGCCcagctccctcccccattcctcctcATGCCCAGGGCCTTTCCCTCTAGGTCTTGTCTGGTATAACCCACCCCTCCCCACATCTGCTCCCATCTCCTGGCATTAGGGCAGGTTGTCCCTTTCCCCATTACCCCCTTTCTACAGAGTCAATGATGGGCCACAGGCCCATTATATGGATGGCCGTGCCACTAAAGAGCATAGTACAGATTCTgccacctagtaggtgcttaataatcaTGTCTGCCCTCCCCTGAGGCTATCCAGCCGCTGCCAAGGTCCTTCagatctccctccctctcctcctccttctggttCCATTGCTCTCCATTCCTGGAGAATGGGTTGATATGGGCCAATCGATTGCCAAGCTCTGCCCAACCAACTGCTATGGACTGAATGGGAAGTTAGGTTGTGTGTCTTTGCTTTGCCACACTCTCAGTGTGTGACCTCGGCCAAGTCGCTTCCTCTCTGATCCTTCATTTCTTGGTGTGCAAGGTAAAGTCATTTGCCTCCCATGATGCCAAGAGCTGGAAGGAGGATGGCAGGGTGAGCCCTTGAGCTGGCTCTTCTTGTAACTTAGCTGCTTGTGTGACTGTCCTCTTCCCTGATTGGAAACTGTACAAAGTGTTAGAACCCAAGACTGCCATATAAGCTGGGATCAGGGGCCAGAATATTTTCCTGAAtgcctgtacacacacacacacacacacacacacacacacacacacacacacacatatatgtacccatgcacacacatgtgcacatgtgtgtatgcacgcacacacatacacacacatgcatccaCGGAGAGCCGCACTGTTGCCTGCTGCTCCCCTGGCTGCTCCCATGGGGTGGCACTGCCAGGTATCATACTAGCCAGCTTCTTGCTCATACCTGCCCACTCTAGTGACATGTGGGCCAGGCTCGGGGCCATGGGGAGGCCTGCTTGGCAAACCCAACCTCTGGGCCCTGTCGCTGTGGCACAGGGCACAATCCCAAGGCCAGCTGGCACTTATACCACTTGGCCCAGACTCTGCCACTTGCAGGCTCTGGTGCTATCCAAGGAACCCCAGCAACCTGGGTATTCAGGGAGAGGGCGGTGTCCAGGAGCTTCTCTggcccttccccccttcccatctTCTGTGATTTACACAGATTTTTCTTTTAGCATTTACTGACTTGACAATCCCCATCTGCCAAAATCTGGGCATTTCTGGAGTATTTGGGGAGTCAGTAGGGAAAGCAGGATAATCTATTTGAAATTGGGCCTGTGCCCGGAGACTGGCACCTGAGATGAAAAATCAGCAGAAAATGAGCTGGGAAACTGAGCTAGCCAGGGGTGAGTCAAGGGCCAATGGCATCAGGCCCCCTCCATGGATCTGTGCTCTGGGACAGGAAGTGGGGACTTGTCAAGTGGCTCAGCACTCGGTGGCCCAAGGGGAAACACGAAGGAGCGCAGGTGTCTACTGCGGCAAATGCTTCCGTGACGTGCGCAGACCCCCAAAGCCACCCCCCACAGCAGTCTTTTCCTGATGGGACCTTGGGACTCTGCTTAGTGACACCAGCTAAGGCTGTCTAAGGCTACACGTCATAGGTGCCTGGGACCTTCCCTACTACAGGATGGCCTAACTTTCTaagaaaacaatgagaaaatCCAAGTTCTTTTTGGTGTAGGAGCAAGTCCCTGGGACGTGGCACCCACAAATCTGGGCTCCAGTCAAtgtctctgggcatcagtttcaccatctgtaagatggggatgatcACACCTGCACGGGCTGCTTCACCAGCCACCCAATGAgtctaaagcactttataagcaaGTCAATAAAAACCCCAGCCTTGACTCTGCGACAATGAGGCAAACAACTTGTCTCCATCTGTCACAGCAGCCAAGGCATGGCCCCTTTCTTCGGCCAGAGACCCAAGTGCCCACCAGTTCTGGTCGCCCTTTCAGGCCAGATGGATGCCAGGCTGACAGCCCTTTGCTCTGCTCCGACAGACATCGGTGACAGCGGCCACAGCCAACAGGAGTGCCAAGGTGAGGGCTGGGCCAAGTTAGCTTGCTAAGCTTCCTCACAGCCTGCCTTTCTGGCTCTGGGCATGGCTGATCCCCACAACCAACCACCTGGGAGATAGCCAGTGAGGGCCTCATTGAAGCCCAAGAGGCTGGAGTTTTCCCAAGGTCATCTGGCTGGCACCAATAAGCACACCCAAGCTTTCTGACTGTCCCATGATAGGAATGAGCACCCCGGCATGTGCAGAGGgacaagaagagagaagagaggggccCCTGCTCAGAGTCTGCTTCAAGACTTCTCCCCAGGAGCACTGAGGCTAGGCCAAATGGGCAGATCCTTGGGGGCGGGGAGCCCCACCCTGGAGACAGATGTGAGTCAGGAGGCCTGGCCTTCAGTCCTATCTGTCACCAGCttgccgtgtgaccttgggaccCCTCTGTCCTGccagcttcctcgtctgtaaaatgaaagggggtggggaggctggTACTGGATACCGATGGTTCTTTCTGCCTCTCCTGAAGGTCCCATTGGAACAGAAAAGCCCCTGCCACCCCCAGGATGAAGGAaggattctctttcctttcctgggCTGAAATGCCTAGTCCAGAGAGCCAAGAGATGGTCCAAGATTGGTTCTATTGAACTGGACAAGCACAGTAGAGGAGACTGAATTGGAGGCCCGCACACAGCAAGGCCCAGAGCAGCCTGGGATTGGTGGAAAGGGGACCAGCAGCTTGGGAATTCATCATTGTAGGCCTTACTTCCCACAACTACTCAAAACTCTTTTCAGCTTGGGCTCCTGACCCCTGGGCATTGGGCAATGGGCTCCTCAGCCCCAGGCTCCTCCCTACCGCTACCCCCATTCTCAAAAGTTCAGATGTGTGGGTGACCAAGCCAACAGGTGGCCAAGAGGAACTCTGGACAGGAAGGCTCCCAGGTTGGTTTGGCTGAACAATGCCAAGTGCTAGAGGAAAGCCTGCTGCCCCTTGGTCCCACATGGTGGGTAGACAGGACCCAGCCCCTCCTCCACCTTTGGGCCCTCTAGTTTGGGGGATCAGAATGAGCCAGGCCTCTCATTTCCCCCTCTTCTgcttgggggatggggaaagcaGGGCCCAGCAGCCCAGCCTGGTCTCTGAGGGGGTTCTTGCTAATGGCCACTGGCTGGTGAGGTAGGCTCCTGCCCTGAACACCTCAAGCTTctcctggggaagggaaggggcccCACCCTCCCTACCTGACTCAGGCAAGCTGCCCTTTCTCTCCACCCAGGCCTAGGCCTTCCACACCCCAATCACAGCCTCCATTGGGCAGCCAGGACAGGAGAGGCCAGGGTGGAGCAGGGACCAAGGCCCAGCAGCCTGAGGGTACCACCCCAAATCCTTGTCAGCTCCTCCCTAGGCCGGACAGAATGGTGGGGAGAGCCACTCCTGTTTGTCAGGCTCTCCAAGGATGATGTGCTCATCTTTTCCTGTGTCAGGTGTCTCGCTCCCTCCCATCTCTGGCTCTCAGCAACAGGCCCAGCCAACACACTGGAGCATCTACTCCACTCAAGGCAATGCCCTCCATCCCTGTGCAAGGCTCCTTCCAGGGCAGCTGCACCCCGCCTCCCCAGACCACACTTCTGGCCAAAGTCCCCAGAAGGGCCATGTCACACTCCTATTTCCCAGGAGGACCTCAGAGCTCAAGGGAGCCGCATGCCTCTGGCAGTCCCAGGGTGGGAGCCGAGGGAAGGGAGCTCCTGGGCTCACGGGCAGGCACAGGCCTGGATGATCTCCTGCACACTCCCGTGTGGAAATTCAACAAGCATACGTTCCCAAGATGCCAGCCCGTTGTCCTTGGAGATGCAAGCCACCAAGAGTCTGCTTCCCTCAGAAGAGGCCCGAGAGAATGTTGTCCCAGAGCCCAAGAAGAGGAGCCTTGGTGGCCATCTCCTGCTTTGCCCTGGCCAGCCAGAGGGGCCTTGAGAGGAGTCCGGTGTTTCCTGTGGTTAATAAGCAGCCAGAGCCAGGCTCAGCCCCAGCTGCCACTGGGAACTCCCTGGCCCAGGCTCAGTCAGCCCCACCCAGGAGCCTTGCTCCCAGGCTGTTGCCCCACTTCCTGCCCTCCGGCTGGCCCACCTGGCTCTCTCCATCTTTGGGGCCCTTTTAACCCCCTCTGATGGCTGACCTCACCCTCATGCCCACCCCTCCAATCACCAAGGTCCCTCAGACTACCCAGACGACCAAAGCCTCAGTCTCTCTGGAGTACCTGAGGTCAGAACGATTGAGAGCCAACACTCTACAACCACAACTGTGAGCCTCGGTACCCAACCGAGGCCAGGATCCCTCATTAGCACCAGGGTACAACCGAACTTCAGCCCTTGAGAGGTGAGTTAGCAGGAGTACAGAGGTAGGCCCCACCCACCCAGGCTCCCAGACCAGGTGAATACATCCAAGCCACCTCCCATCAATCCCTTGGAACGAGGCCCTGGGCTGGGATGCTCCTGACAGGTTCCTTGGGAAGGTCTGATGGGAGAACCTTGAGAAGGCTGGAAAAGGGGCAGTGGGACAAAGGGAGAAAGGGTGGGCCCAGGCGCTGCTTCTCTCTTGGCTCTCTGCTCAAGGGGTTTGGAGCCCCAGCAAACAAGCCCTCCCCACCAGAGCCCAGACAGTTACATGCAACACACCACCCTCCTCCCCAGGCGCATCACGACACTGGCTTACACCTGTTTCTCTGTGTGGTTAAGTTTtttagttcttattttttttctaagaaaaagcaacaagaaaataattgTTTGTACAAAACATCTTTACAGGTTTTCTTCCAAAAAGACTCGTATTTACATAAACAGAAACGAAGCCACGACCTTCTGCCTGTCCCCCAGAGGGCAGGAGAGTGGCTGGGGCACAGAGCCCGGCCAAGTCGGGGAGGCAGGGGCACTGGAAGCCCAGCCCCGAGGAGGGCGATGAGCAGGGGAGCCCCAGGCAGCAGGCAGCCCTAGCATCTGGCCCcatgctcccccctccccaacctggaAAAACAGGGGGTGGCCAAAGCTCCGGCTTCTGGCTCACACGCCTGCTACAGCTCAAAGAAGGTAGCAGAACCCCTGGGTTGGGCAAGaaagtgagggggaaggggagagcagaGAAGGGAAACTCCCAGTTCTCCAGGGCAAAGAGCCACCTgtgcaccccaccccccaatgaGGTCACAATGCCTGTAGCTCTCCTGTTGCCCTGGCAACAGCCAATTAAGACACTAATTACCGTGAGAGTGAGGGAGGCAGGAGCTGCCCAAGAATCCCACAAGGAagggatttggggaggggagcagagggggggatgataccccccctcaaaaaaaccccaccaacaACCAGGGCCCAGGATTCCAACGCTCAGGCCAGTTTTGCAGAGGAATGGGCTCAGGGTGCTTTTTGCCACGCGCACCCACTTGACACATGGTGGAGGCCAGGCCTGGCCCCCTCCAGAAATCCCAAGGAGCTCAGCCAGAGAAGTGTCACTCTACTCCACCAAAggccaaccccaccccccacaagaACAGCTGGAGTGAGGGGTCCTGAAGAGCTGGGCCCAAGAGGGCCCCTCCTTTCACTGGGGTCCCTTTGTTCTGTTGGccccttttactttttcttccaaACGGATGAAAACCGGACAGTTAAGAATGAGCAGGGTTCAAGAAAACAATGATGGCCAAAGAGGGGCCGAGTCTGGAGTGGGTGTGAtgtggaggagagggcagagccAGGTGCCAACTGCTAGCCAATGTCCAACCCTGCCACCATGGAGCTGGCACCAGAGGCCCGGGCAGGGCACAGGATGAGGAAGGCACAagaacagaggggagagagacaggagggtGCTTCCCAAGGGCACACCTCTGCCCTCTTACCCGCCCCTGAGACAGGAGGGCAGGGAATTCTAAAAGCCAAGAAGCTAAAAACCTATATACCCAAATCCGGGCCCGGCTGGCATGGGAGGGGTGTGCCTGTCCAGGCTCATGCCCATTGCTTGTGGCCAGCTGCACCAGCTCGGGGCACTCAGACCTTGTAGTAGATGTTGGCAGGGCTCTGGGGAGGCATCTCCTGGACGATGTAGACGGGGTGCCCATAGTCCCCGCTCACCTTCTCGTAGTGAGGGCAGTAGTTGTTCTCTGTAGTCCGTAAGGGGATGATGATGTCGCTGGGCTCTGTGCCCGCAGTGCCACTGCCTTTGGGGCTGGCCAGGGTGCTGAGGGCCAGGGCTGCCGTCCGCTGCTGCGTGTGCTTCCGGTGCCGTTTCCGAAGCTTCAAGAGCAGCACCGTAAGGAAGATGACGAGAAGAAGGAAGATGACACAGCCTGCCCCAATGGCTGCGAACACGGCCACTCGGGAACTGAAGAAGCCATCAGCACTCCCGCCAGCGCCGCTGCTGCTGGGGCTCTTCCCGTCCTGGCTGCCAGTTTCTacaggtggggaaggggaagagagggagacaaaTGCTCAGAGGTGCCCGGAACAATGGCTCTTAGCAGTGCTCAGGGATTCGAGACATGCGAGACACTCACCACGCTTCCCACTGCTGTCATCACTAAAAGGGCCCCGCCCTCGGGGTGGCTGCGTGGCCACCTTCGCCCTGTTGTCTGTCTCCTTACTTGGCCGGCTCGTGGTTGGCTGCTCCGGTACCATGGCATTGGGATCTGGTGACATGGCAAAGAGAGGCCAGGCTAGCCAAGAGCCCCTGGCACAGTCTAGGGACCCCCGTCCCTACCATATAGATTTAAGGTTGGCTTACTCACCCTGTTGGACTTTCATGACAATTTTCATGGTCCGAGTGTGGCACACGCCCCCTTCTCGGTTCTCCAGCCCTTCCAGGCTCCCATTGGATGTAGctagaagaaatggagaaatgtgAGACATGGTTTCAGAGGCTGGGGAAGTCTGCAGCCCAGCCCTGGGGAACAAAGAAAGGGCCCCCAACAGCCCTAGGCACCAGGGCCTGGTCCATTCAGGAATCCCAGAATGTCCCAGGGGAAAGGGCATGGAGAGTGAGATCAGCTTCTGGGGAGCCAGTAAGGTTTCTTGTCTGGAAGGCACTTAGAGCTTGGGGGCTGGGGGTCGGCCAATCTTAGCTTGCAGGCTCTACTGCTTTGACGGTGAGGTGGGGTCCTCCCCAAAGCAGCCTCTGGGCTGAGCAGGCAGCTACCCTGGGCTGGCATCTTCCTGGCCACAAGGACACGAGCCCTGATCTGCCCCAGGTCACACCAGCTCCCTTGACCTGAGCCTTCTCAGCAGCCAGCTGCCCCCAGCCAGCTCCAGCAGACAAAGCTGCCCTCTGGGAGGGCAGCCCAAAAAGTCCAGGTGGCCAAGGCTTTTTGCAGCCTCCATCTCTCCTCAGAAGCCTCTGCAGACATCTCCACCATAGATGCCAGGGCCCCCCTTCTGGGGACAGGGAAGGAAGAACAACAGCAGAAAGATCTGAGAGGCGGCAATGCCAGGCCCCCAAGCCTGACTGAGCTGCAAACTTGCTGCGTCACCTTGGGCCAATCATTGCTTTTCCCGGGCCTAGATTTTCCTATCTGTaatgagtggtggtggtggtggtggtggcagcaataGCATCACTCCCCCAACTCCCCTTGTCAGATTCATTTAtcactttctcccctccccctcatttccAGAGcacccccttccccatcctctccACTATAAGTGAAGTGAAAAGGTCTAGGGACAAGGTGAGAAGGGAGGCCAACGGCTCTGAGTGGTGTCACTGGCAAGGCGGCGAGAATCTGGAGAATGGGTGGGAAGGATCAATGGTGACCACTAGCCTGGTCACAGGCATGGGATGAAGCTAGGTCCAGGGAATGGTTCGAGCTGCCAGCTG includes the following:
- the EFNB1 gene encoding ephrin-B1 (The sequence of the model RefSeq protein was modified relative to this genomic sequence to represent the inferred CDS: added 128 bases not found in genome assembly), whose protein sequence is MARPGLRSAGGKWLLGLVLALCRLATPLPKTLEPVSWSSLNPKFLSGKGLVIYPKIGDKLDIICPRAEAGRPYEYYKLYLVRLEQAAACSTVLNPKVLVTCNQPEQEIRFTIKFQEFSPNHMGLEFQRQQDYYITSTSNGSLEGLENREGGVCHTRTMKIVMKVQQDPNAMVPEQPTTSRPSKETDNRAKVATQPPRGRGPFSDDSSGKRETGSQDGKSPSSSGAGGSADGFFSSRVAVFAAIGAGCVIFLLLVIFLTVLLLKLRKRHRKHTQQRTAALALSTLASPKGSGTAGTEPSDIIIPLRTTENNYCPHYEKVSGDYGHPVYIVQEMPPQSPANIYYKV